A region of Prochlorococcus marinus subsp. pastoris str. CCMP1986 DNA encodes the following proteins:
- the hisH gene encoding imidazole glycerol phosphate synthase subunit HisH produces the protein MAKIGLIDYGMGNIHSVTKALESLEEEIILIKNNHQIKDCKALILPGVGSFDPAINNLSKTELIIDIKNWIKSGKSFLGICLGLQLLFESSDEGTINGLGIVKGQIKKIPQLSDQRIPHVGWCELLPTRKNSLLKVDELNNWVYFVHSYHAVPSNNNLITANVSYGSEKLTAMIERDNLMACQFHPEKSGKTGEKLLRRWIKSIQ, from the coding sequence TTGGCTAAAATAGGACTCATAGATTATGGGATGGGTAACATACATTCCGTAACAAAAGCCTTAGAAAGCCTTGAAGAAGAAATAATTTTAATAAAAAATAATCATCAAATAAAAGACTGTAAAGCATTAATACTTCCAGGAGTTGGTTCATTTGATCCTGCTATTAATAATCTCAGTAAAACAGAGTTAATAATTGATATTAAAAATTGGATTAAAAGTGGTAAATCATTTTTAGGGATTTGTCTTGGATTGCAATTACTTTTTGAATCAAGTGATGAAGGTACAATTAATGGACTTGGAATAGTAAAGGGCCAAATAAAAAAAATCCCTCAATTGTCTGATCAAAGAATCCCTCATGTTGGTTGGTGTGAACTTCTTCCTACAAGAAAAAATAGCTTATTAAAAGTGGATGAATTAAATAATTGGGTATATTTTGTTCATTCTTATCATGCGGTACCATCGAATAATAATTTAATAACTGCAAATGTTAGTTATGGTTCTGAAAAATTAACAGCAATGATAGAACGAGATAATTTAATGGCTTGCCAGTTTCATCCTGAAAAATCAGGGAAAACTGGTGAAAAACTTTTACGTCGATGGATTAAGAGTATTCAATAA